The DNA sequence atgttatggtGTTTTTGGAACTgcccagtatacagtatgttatggtGTTTTTGGAACTgcccagtatacagtatgttatggtGTTTTTGGAACTgcccagtatacagtatgttatggtGTTTTTGGAACTgcccagtatacagtatgttatggtGTTTTTGGAACTgcccagtatacagtatgttatggtGTTTTTGGAACTgcccagtatacagtatgttatggtGTTTTTGGAACTgcccagtatacagtatgttatggtGTTTTTGGAACTgcccagtatacagtatgttatggtGTTTTTGGAACTgcccagtatacagtatgttatggtGTTTTTGGAACTgcccagtatacagtatgttatggtGTTTTTGGAACTGCCCAGTATACACTATGTTATGGTGTTTTTGGAACTgcccagtatacagtatgttatggtGTTTTTGGAACTGCCCAGTATACACTATGTTATGGTGTTTTTGGAACTgcccagtatacagtatgttatggtGTTTTTGAAGTCCCAAACACCGTCCGGGTTCATGCTCTACTTGTTACTGTCATGTTAATTGTCACTCGATATGATGCTAAACATATTTAaacctctctctcagtctggAGCTGCTGTATTTGGGTGGTAACCTGATCACCTCTATTCCTCCTGAGCTGGCCAACCTGCCCTACCTTAGCTACCTGGTCCTGTGTGACAACCGCATACAGGGTGTAcccccgcagctcaccaggtaaccacaacacaaccataaTATAACCATAACACAACTACAACCCCATCTAGAGCATACTGCCACAGCTCACCAGGTAAACGCAACCGTTATATAACCATAACACAACTACAACCCCATCTAGAGCATACTGCCACAGCTCACCAGGTAAACACAACCGTAATATAACCATAACACAATAATAATACTGCTACAAGACTGTCATAACCAAACCATATTCAAagcataccaccaccaccacaactcaaCTGGTTAACAGAACCACATCCATAGTGGACTACCACAACTTAACATAACCTAAACAAGGTCTAGATTTGTCTACAATACTTATAACGATGACCATGCCATCTCTCTCCCATCAGGCTCCACTCCCTGCGTTCCCTCAGTCTCCATAACAACCTGCTGACCTACTTGCCCCGGGAGATACTCAGCCTGGTACACCTGCAGGAGCTCAGTCTCCGCGGCAACCCCCTGGTTGTGCGCTTCGTCAAGGAAATGACCTATGACCCCCCGTCGCTGCTGGAGCTGGCGGGTCGTACCATCAAGAGCCGGAACGTTCCATACTCGCCCTGCGACATCCCCTGCCACCTGCTGCACTACCTAGACCTGGCCAGCAAGTGCCCCAATCCTAAGTGTGCTGGTACGTTTACTACACGCTAGCTTCTCAttggactgtgtgtgtctgtatttctgtacCTGTCTTTGTCTGCTTGTCTGTATATAATTTAAGTATAAGTCTGTATTTTATTTCAGTGTGCTTATTCAATGTCTAtctgctttctctctccctagGCGTGTACTTTGACTCATGCGTGCGCCACATCAAGTTTGTGGACTTCTGTGGGAAGTACCGGTTGCCCCTCATGCACTACCTGTGCTCCCCAGAATGCACCTCACCCTGCAACTCCAACCCCCAGAGCGACGCAGAGTCAGAGGATGAGATCAGCGTGCCCGCCGACCGCCTGCAGAAGGTGCTGCTGGGATAGCAGGAAGTGGAGGGGCCTCCGGTCGTAACCATGATAACGGCCTCAGAACCCCAGTCTTTCTCTCCGTGATTGGACACTACTGTAGGGATGAACTCTGACCCCTCTGGTCTCGAGAGATGTCTTTAGCGGTGTATGTCCCCTGGAACCTATTGACTAAGTCACTATAGCCATCTAAAACTGGGGGGCAAATTATGTGAGGGATCTCATGGGTAAGCATAGGAGGGCAGTAGAAACCATAACTATTGCCAACTTGCTATGTGAGCCATTGAAAGGGGTTTTCATCACGCCTTTCCTGAGAATCAGGATATGAACAATGTGAGATTTCCAAGTGCCAGAAAACAAAGTGTGTGACACAGTACTCGGTGAAAGCTTTGTTTTCTCTCACGCACAGGAAGTCGATCTAGGCCGGGCAGAGTGTGTATGGACACCTCACAGCACAATACACACATTTACTGTGAAAGGAGAAAACCAAACTAATCAGACAAGATGAAAGTTTGTATTTCCATCCCTTGGTTTTCTTTAAATATAGACAGTTCTAGATATGTGTGTCTTTTGATGTGTGTGGGAACATTTAGACAAGGTCCCCAGAAGGTACGTGTTCaaggtgaacaggaagtacagtgTACTACAGTAGCTGGCCTTTAAATAAGACATTGTTCAGACTAAAAACACTGGGCTATTGTTACAGTACTATGGAGAAGAAAAAATGAAtttgataaataaaataaaatggaagGAACAGCAACTAAACAAAGATGACTTTTTGCACCCTGAAATGTGACAATTCACCTTTTAGTTTTAGTCTTTTGTTTCCTGTAAGTGATTTTCTATTCATGATCCTAAACCCAATGATGTGAAAAACCAATTTTTGTAACATGTACTGCTTTTATACAAATCCAACATGCTACTGTTCTACTGTCTGACACTCAATGGCTCACACACTAATAGTGTTTTTATTGAAGATGACTTATGGAATATAATATAGTACTCATACAGGTTGATGATCTGTACTAAAGTATGTGCACTTTTCCCCTCTAATATAGACTGTACAG is a window from the Coregonus clupeaformis isolate EN_2021a chromosome 23, ASM2061545v1, whole genome shotgun sequence genome containing:
- the LOC121537083 gene encoding leucine-rich repeat-containing protein 58-like, whose protein sequence is MDLHEGAAHGHGEGVLDLSRRNLNSLSLVNLSEERKRDTKQLCLNFNRLASLPGSVCMFSNLEFLDISNNGLSVICEDITRLTKLRTLISKNNRLDEFSLPKEFGSLPLEVLNLSGNRFEEMPAQFLKLQRLQSLSLGGNRLQSIPAEIENLTSLELLYLGGNLITSIPPELANLPYLSYLVLCDNRIQGVPPQLTRLHSLRSLSLHNNLLTYLPREILSLVHLQELSLRGNPLVVRFVKEMTYDPPSLLELAGRTIKSRNVPYSPCDIPCHLLHYLDLASKCPNPKCAGVYFDSCVRHIKFVDFCGKYRLPLMHYLCSPECTSPCNSNPQSDAESEDEISVPADRLQKVLLG